From a region of the Gemmatimonadota bacterium genome:
- a CDS encoding sulfatase-like hydrolase/transferase: protein MPEKPDIIWIYCDELRTDALACYGHPRLQLRTPNLDRLASSGVRFTNNFCNAPVCVASRYCTLTGLYPEDTGVYNNEGAWPNFRLPRILQTFPNVFSQNGYSTANFGKIHVAPEIRPGANPEHEIFQYHDGTGGEMKIWEHLGADAVQMIRSPYGGMNGGIFPDGEPYPPDSVVENALYWLQTATSPYLVRISLLQPHTPVLPPAQYVKLLDDQDPGLPGPLPDTLSAFEKRVAEVFGVARMDPEKLRAGRLHYYAQVAWIDAQVGRVLDFLEKTDRQEQTLIVFGSDHGNPLGETGAFEKLTYTPTVHRVPLLISWPGTIPAGQVRDDICDSLDIARTLFSFANIETPSQFKGRDLFTDPPPDCIYSTIGYGQPFSKMAPNGGRGDWYGDRGWPRRSCIRTSQYRLDKNVLLNGEKPKPEDEDIFLADVYADPEEFTNIARDPEYADVVHQLSDQLDKHTANSVEVDPSRLQR, encoded by the coding sequence ATGCCTGAAAAACCTGATATTATCTGGATTTACTGTGATGAACTGCGCACCGATGCGCTGGCCTGTTATGGGCATCCCAGATTGCAATTGCGCACGCCAAATCTCGACCGTTTGGCGAGCAGCGGTGTGCGATTCACAAATAACTTTTGCAATGCGCCTGTTTGCGTTGCCTCCAGATATTGCACGCTAACGGGTCTATATCCCGAAGACACAGGCGTGTACAACAACGAAGGTGCATGGCCAAATTTCCGGTTGCCCCGTATCCTGCAAACTTTCCCTAACGTATTTTCACAGAACGGCTATTCAACTGCCAATTTTGGAAAGATCCACGTTGCCCCCGAAATACGTCCAGGTGCCAATCCAGAGCATGAAATCTTCCAATACCACGACGGAACAGGTGGTGAAATGAAAATCTGGGAACATCTTGGCGCAGACGCTGTGCAGATGATCCGCTCGCCCTACGGCGGCATGAACGGCGGTATTTTCCCAGACGGCGAACCCTATCCTCCCGACTCAGTCGTTGAAAATGCCCTATACTGGCTCCAAACGGCAACCTCCCCTTATCTCGTGCGCATTTCCCTTCTTCAGCCCCACACACCGGTATTACCGCCAGCACAATATGTAAAGCTTCTCGACGATCAAGATCCCGGTCTGCCCGGTCCGCTGCCTGACACCCTCTCTGCATTTGAAAAACGCGTTGCCGAAGTTTTTGGTGTGGCCAGAATGGATCCCGAAAAACTCCGTGCGGGACGCCTTCACTACTACGCACAGGTCGCCTGGATTGACGCTCAAGTCGGACGGGTCTTAGATTTTCTTGAGAAAACTGATCGCCAGGAACAAACCCTCATCGTATTTGGTTCTGACCACGGCAATCCACTTGGCGAGACAGGCGCCTTCGAAAAACTGACTTACACGCCCACAGTGCATCGCGTGCCACTTCTAATCTCCTGGCCAGGCACCATACCTGCAGGGCAAGTGCGGGATGACATCTGCGACAGTCTGGACATTGCACGAACACTCTTTTCTTTTGCCAACATCGAGACACCTTCGCAATTCAAAGGCCGCGATCTTTTCACTGATCCACCACCCGACTGTATCTACTCTACAATCGGATATGGCCAGCCATTCAGCAAGATGGCACCCAATGGTGGCCGTGGCGACTGGTATGGTGATCGCGGTTGGCCACGGCGAAGCTGCATACGCACGAGCCAGTATCGCCTTGATAAAAATGTGTTGCTCAATGGCGAAAAACCGAAACCTGAAGATGAAGACATCTTCCTCGCAGATGTGTACGCTGATCCAGAAGAATTCACAAATATAGCACGAGATCCAGAATATGCAGATGTTGTCCACCAATTGTCTGATCAACTGGACAAACACACAGCAAATTCTGTGGAAGTAGATCCATCACGTTTGCAGAGATAG